A window of the Lolium perenne isolate Kyuss_39 chromosome 7, Kyuss_2.0, whole genome shotgun sequence genome harbors these coding sequences:
- the LOC127314504 gene encoding protein DAY-LENGTH-DEPENDENT DELAYED-GREENING 1, chloroplastic isoform X2: MTLMSCSVVSSSGAAVWPAAEDRIGRRRVCACKMFDVSSQRSRRARHLVGFAKKRRRSSKRQQPWWKAWFSDWNDEEESLAGWREDDELLQEVVSNEDLSEDDKFQTWKRKAEAIVELREAQQDAENAEGRSWEDWIGGGSTAATGGGGDWGGGGSFSDQITDDPMQIVRDKGIIETFKDSIDEDYEDMLFEDRVFLYASANSAKFLALLIVVPWVLDFLVHDYVMMPFLDRYVKKVPLAAELLDVRRSQKLQMIKDLNLEKARFRLEVEIGKSPPLSDEEFWSELQEKAVELRDEWRLENRQAFANIWSDIVYGAALFLIMYFNQSKVAMLKFTGYKLLNNISDSGKAFLIILVSDILLGKY, encoded by the exons ATGACCTTAATGAGCTGCTCCGTGGTCAGCTCTAGCGGCGCTGCGGTCTGGCCAGCGGCAGAGGACAGGATCGGGCGACGGAGGGTTTGTGCATGCAAGATGTTCGATGTCAGTTCCCAGAGGAGCAGGAGGGCGAGGCACCTGGTGGGTTTtgccaagaagaggaggaggagttcCAAGAGGCAGCAGCCATGGTGGAAGGCGTGGTTCTCGGATTGGAATGACGAGGAAGAGAGCCTGGCCGGCTGGAGGGAGGACGATGAGTTGCTCCAGGAGGTTGTTAGCAACGAAGACCTGTCGGAGGATGACAAGTTTCAGACGTGGAAGAGGAAGGCCGAGGCGATTGTCGAGCTGCGGGAGGCCCAGCAGGATGCCGAGAATGCTGAAGGGCGGTCGTGGGAGGATTGGATCGGTGGGGGCAGCACGGCGGCGACGGGGGGTGGTGGTGATTGGGGCGGGGGTGGGAGCTTCTCGGACCAGATAACCGATGATCCGATGCAGATAGTGAGGGATAAGGGCATCATCGAAACTTTTAAAGACTCCATCGATGAAGATTACGAAGACATGTTGTTTGAGGACCGGGTTTTTTTATATGCTTCGGCGAACTCG GCCAAATTCCTAGCATTGTTGATTGTGGTTCCATGGGTGCTGGATTTTCTAGTGCATGACTACGTTATGATGCCATTCCTAGACAG GTATGTCAAAAAGGTACCACTTGCTGCTGAACTGCTTGATGTAAGACGCAGTCAGAAGCTTCAGATGATAAAGGACCTAAATCTTGAGAAAGCAAGATTCCGTCTTGAAGTAGAGATTGGTAAATCTCCTCCACTTTCTGATGAGGAGTTCTGGTCAGAGTTGCAGGAAAAAGC GGTAGAGTTGAGGGATGAATGGAGATTAGAAAACCGACAAGCATTTGCAAACATCTGGTCTGATATTGTTTATGGGGCCGCCCTATTCCTTATTATGTACTTTAACCAGAGTAAA GTTGCAATGCTGAAGTTCACAGGATATAAATTACTAAATAATATCTCGGACAGTGGGAAGGCCTTTCTTATCATTCTAGTGTCAGACATCCTTCTGGG GAAATACTGA
- the LOC127314504 gene encoding protein DAY-LENGTH-DEPENDENT DELAYED-GREENING 1, chloroplastic isoform X1, which translates to MTLMSCSVVSSSGAAVWPAAEDRIGRRRVCACKMFDVSSQRSRRARHLVGFAKKRRRSSKRQQPWWKAWFSDWNDEEESLAGWREDDELLQEVVSNEDLSEDDKFQTWKRKAEAIVELREAQQDAENAEGRSWEDWIGGGSTAATGGGGDWGGGGSFSDQITDDPMQIVRDKGIIETFKDSIDEDYEDMLFEDRVFLYASANSAKFLALLIVVPWVLDFLVHDYVMMPFLDRYVKKVPLAAELLDVRRSQKLQMIKDLNLEKARFRLEVEIGKSPPLSDEEFWSELQEKAVELRDEWRLENRQAFANIWSDIVYGAALFLIMYFNQSKVAMLKFTGYKLLNNISDSGKAFLIILVSDILLGYHSEAGWHSLVEIILEHYGLEADQAAVTFFVCLVPVALDVFIKFWVYKYLPRLSPSVGNILDEVRRH; encoded by the exons ATGACCTTAATGAGCTGCTCCGTGGTCAGCTCTAGCGGCGCTGCGGTCTGGCCAGCGGCAGAGGACAGGATCGGGCGACGGAGGGTTTGTGCATGCAAGATGTTCGATGTCAGTTCCCAGAGGAGCAGGAGGGCGAGGCACCTGGTGGGTTTtgccaagaagaggaggaggagttcCAAGAGGCAGCAGCCATGGTGGAAGGCGTGGTTCTCGGATTGGAATGACGAGGAAGAGAGCCTGGCCGGCTGGAGGGAGGACGATGAGTTGCTCCAGGAGGTTGTTAGCAACGAAGACCTGTCGGAGGATGACAAGTTTCAGACGTGGAAGAGGAAGGCCGAGGCGATTGTCGAGCTGCGGGAGGCCCAGCAGGATGCCGAGAATGCTGAAGGGCGGTCGTGGGAGGATTGGATCGGTGGGGGCAGCACGGCGGCGACGGGGGGTGGTGGTGATTGGGGCGGGGGTGGGAGCTTCTCGGACCAGATAACCGATGATCCGATGCAGATAGTGAGGGATAAGGGCATCATCGAAACTTTTAAAGACTCCATCGATGAAGATTACGAAGACATGTTGTTTGAGGACCGGGTTTTTTTATATGCTTCGGCGAACTCG GCCAAATTCCTAGCATTGTTGATTGTGGTTCCATGGGTGCTGGATTTTCTAGTGCATGACTACGTTATGATGCCATTCCTAGACAG GTATGTCAAAAAGGTACCACTTGCTGCTGAACTGCTTGATGTAAGACGCAGTCAGAAGCTTCAGATGATAAAGGACCTAAATCTTGAGAAAGCAAGATTCCGTCTTGAAGTAGAGATTGGTAAATCTCCTCCACTTTCTGATGAGGAGTTCTGGTCAGAGTTGCAGGAAAAAGC GGTAGAGTTGAGGGATGAATGGAGATTAGAAAACCGACAAGCATTTGCAAACATCTGGTCTGATATTGTTTATGGGGCCGCCCTATTCCTTATTATGTACTTTAACCAGAGTAAA GTTGCAATGCTGAAGTTCACAGGATATAAATTACTAAATAATATCTCGGACAGTGGGAAGGCCTTTCTTATCATTCTAGTGTCAGACATCCTTCTGGG GTACCACTCAGAGGCAGGTTGGCACTCGTTGGTAGAAATCATTCTTGAACACTATGGGCTTGAAGCCGACCAAGCTGCAGTCACCTTTTTCGTTTGTCTGGTTCCAGTTGCCCTGGATGTATTTATAAAATTTTGG GTATATAAATACCTTCCAAGATTATCTCCTAGTGTGGGTAACATTTTGGATGAAGTGAGGCGCCACTAG